In Lacibacter sp. H375, one DNA window encodes the following:
- the ileS gene encoding isoleucine--tRNA ligase → MSVKYREFSQLNLPSIEQEILAKWDAEQAFEKSIEVREGATPFVFYEGPPSANGMPGIHHVISRTLKDLVCRYKTMKGFKVNRKGGWDTHGLPIELGVEKELGITKEDIGVKITVEEYNRKCREAVLRYKDKWDEITKKMGYWVDLNDPYITFENSYIETLWWLLQQLYKKGLLYESVSIQPYSPAAGTGLSSHELNQPGTYKDVKDTSATVMFRATQDEKSKFLHDAVHGAEVFFMAWTTTPWTLPSNLGLTVGPNIEYVLVQTFNPYTHLPVNIVLAKDLVHKYLKAEGENGDFEGYNGEQKLLPWKIITSFKGSQLEGLHYEQLLPYEANSIEEVKRITPDADPFRVLVGDFVTTEDGTGIVHTAPAFGADDYRVGKKFGIGILTMVDREGKFLDGLGEFSNRYVKNYKDDPNYVDVNVDICVKLKKENRAFKVEKYEHSYPHCWRTDKPILYYPLDAWFIKTTAIKDKMVELNKTINWKPKSTGEGRFGNWLENMVDWNLSRSRFWGTALPIWKTEDGEEEICIGTVEELKENASKADATLGTNNAKYLGNDIDLHKPYVDEIILISPTGKPMKRVPDLIDVWFDSGAMPYAQWGLDHEKVKNGDKYPFKLPAGVNKFEDLYPASFIAEGVDQTRGWFYTLHAIASLVYESVAYKTVVSNGLVLDKNGNKMSKRLGNVVNPFETIEKFGADATRWYLITNASPWDNLKFDIEGIKEVQRKFFGTLYNTYQFFALYANVDGFAFKEAAIPVNERPEIDQWILSSLHTLIKKVTEAMDDYEPTQAGRLIEEFVDEHLSNWYVRLCRRRFWKGEYEQDKISAYQTLYECLETVLRLMAPVSPFFSDAIFSELNKVSNRFDAASIHHVDFPVANESFIDAALEERMQLAQDASSLVLSLRKKVNIKVRQPLQKILIPVLSNGMKEQFSKVEDIIMSEVNVKEIEYLTADNTFIKKKIKPNFIALGKKMGAKMKAVSAALAQFTQEDISQFERETVYNLLIENETVPLYLTDVEILSEDVPGWMVTNKGAVTVALDVTISPELLNEGNARELVNRIQKIRKESGFELTDRIAVQVLENESLQPSITQFKSYICAEILADNLEFVPHLSNGIEVEVNDIPIKVQVLKKGG, encoded by the coding sequence ATGAGCGTTAAGTACAGAGAATTTTCGCAGTTGAATTTACCCTCCATCGAGCAGGAGATATTGGCTAAATGGGATGCTGAACAGGCGTTTGAAAAAAGCATTGAAGTAAGGGAAGGGGCAACACCTTTTGTGTTTTACGAAGGTCCACCCAGTGCTAACGGTATGCCGGGCATTCACCACGTTATTTCAAGAACCTTGAAGGATTTGGTTTGTCGCTACAAAACCATGAAGGGCTTCAAAGTAAACCGCAAGGGCGGATGGGATACCCATGGATTACCAATTGAGTTAGGTGTTGAAAAGGAATTAGGTATTACCAAAGAAGATATTGGTGTAAAGATCACCGTTGAAGAATACAACAGGAAATGCCGTGAAGCGGTGTTGCGTTATAAAGACAAGTGGGATGAGATCACGAAGAAGATGGGTTATTGGGTTGATCTCAACGATCCTTACATCACCTTCGAAAACAGTTACATTGAAACATTGTGGTGGTTGCTGCAGCAGTTGTACAAAAAAGGATTGTTGTACGAAAGTGTAAGCATTCAACCATACTCACCTGCAGCAGGTACAGGTTTAAGTTCGCATGAATTGAACCAACCCGGCACGTACAAAGATGTAAAAGATACCAGTGCAACCGTGATGTTCCGTGCAACGCAAGATGAAAAAAGTAAATTCCTTCACGATGCAGTGCATGGTGCAGAAGTATTCTTCATGGCGTGGACAACAACACCATGGACCTTGCCAAGCAACTTAGGTTTGACTGTTGGTCCAAACATCGAATACGTGTTGGTGCAAACGTTTAATCCTTACACACACTTACCGGTGAACATTGTGTTAGCGAAAGACCTGGTGCATAAATATTTGAAAGCAGAAGGAGAAAATGGAGATTTTGAAGGCTACAATGGTGAACAGAAATTATTGCCTTGGAAAATCATCACTTCGTTCAAAGGTTCACAGCTTGAAGGTTTGCATTACGAGCAACTGTTGCCGTACGAAGCCAACAGCATTGAAGAAGTAAAACGCATTACGCCCGATGCTGATCCGTTCCGTGTGTTGGTTGGTGATTTTGTTACCACAGAAGATGGTACTGGTATTGTGCATACTGCTCCTGCCTTTGGTGCAGATGATTATCGTGTAGGAAAGAAATTCGGTATCGGCATTCTTACTATGGTTGATCGTGAAGGAAAGTTCCTTGACGGATTAGGTGAGTTCAGCAACCGTTATGTAAAAAATTATAAAGACGATCCGAATTATGTAGATGTGAATGTTGACATCTGCGTTAAACTGAAAAAAGAAAACAGGGCCTTTAAAGTAGAGAAATACGAACACAGTTATCCGCATTGCTGGAGAACAGATAAACCAATTCTTTATTATCCGTTAGATGCATGGTTTATCAAAACCACTGCTATCAAAGACAAGATGGTGGAATTGAATAAAACCATCAACTGGAAACCAAAGTCAACAGGCGAAGGACGTTTCGGTAACTGGTTAGAGAACATGGTTGATTGGAACCTCAGTCGTTCACGTTTTTGGGGAACAGCATTACCCATCTGGAAAACAGAAGATGGTGAGGAAGAAATCTGCATCGGTACAGTTGAAGAGTTAAAAGAAAATGCTTCAAAAGCAGATGCAACACTTGGTACCAACAATGCAAAATATTTAGGCAACGATATTGATCTGCATAAACCTTATGTTGATGAGATCATTCTCATCAGCCCAACAGGCAAACCTATGAAACGTGTACCAGACCTAATCGATGTTTGGTTCGACAGTGGTGCAATGCCTTACGCCCAGTGGGGATTGGATCATGAGAAAGTAAAGAATGGAGACAAGTATCCGTTTAAACTTCCTGCAGGTGTAAATAAGTTCGAAGATCTCTATCCTGCAAGTTTTATTGCTGAAGGTGTAGATCAAACACGTGGTTGGTTTTATACATTGCATGCAATCGCATCACTCGTGTATGAAAGTGTGGCGTACAAAACGGTGGTAAGTAATGGGTTGGTGTTAGATAAGAATGGTAACAAAATGAGTAAGCGCCTCGGCAACGTGGTGAACCCGTTTGAAACTATTGAAAAATTTGGTGCCGATGCTACACGTTGGTATCTCATCACCAATGCATCGCCTTGGGATAATTTGAAATTTGATATTGAAGGCATCAAAGAAGTGCAACGCAAATTCTTTGGTACACTTTATAATACCTATCAGTTCTTCGCATTGTATGCAAACGTGGACGGTTTTGCTTTTAAAGAAGCAGCTATTCCTGTAAATGAACGACCTGAAATTGATCAATGGATCTTGTCATCGCTTCACACACTCATCAAAAAAGTGACGGAGGCAATGGATGATTATGAGCCGACACAGGCAGGTCGATTAATTGAAGAATTTGTTGATGAGCATTTGAGTAACTGGTATGTCCGTTTGTGCCGCCGACGTTTTTGGAAAGGAGAGTACGAACAAGATAAGATCAGTGCTTATCAAACCTTGTACGAATGTTTAGAAACTGTGCTTCGTTTAATGGCACCGGTTTCTCCTTTCTTCAGCGATGCTATTTTCAGCGAGTTGAACAAAGTGAGTAATCGTTTTGATGCAGCTTCGATACACCATGTTGATTTTCCTGTGGCCAACGAATCATTCATCGATGCCGCACTGGAAGAACGTATGCAACTGGCGCAGGATGCCTCTTCGCTGGTGCTATCACTCCGTAAGAAAGTAAACATCAAGGTTCGTCAGCCTTTACAGAAAATATTGATCCCCGTGCTGAGCAACGGCATGAAAGAGCAATTCAGTAAGGTGGAAGACATTATCATGAGCGAGGTAAATGTGAAAGAGATCGAGTACCTCACTGCCGACAATACCTTCATAAAAAAGAAGATCAAGCCCAACTTTATCGCCCTCGGTAAAAAGATGGGAGCGAAGATGAAAGCGGTATCGGCAGCCCTCGCCCAATTCACCCAGGAAGACATCAGCCAATTTGAGCGTGAAACTGTTTATAATCTGTTGATAGAGAATGAAACCGTTCCTTTATATTTGACAGATGTAGAAATTCTAAGCGAGGATGTGCCCGGCTGGATGGTGACGAACAAGGGAGCAGTTACCGTGGCATTGGATGTAACCATTTCCCCCGAATTGCTCAACGAAGGCAATGCCCGGGAATTAGTGAACAGGATCCAGAAAATCCGCAAAGAGAGTGGTTTTGAGCTGACTGACAGAATAGCTGTACAGGTTTTAGAGAATGAGAGCCTGCAGCCTTCTATCACTCAATTTAAATCCTATATTTGCGCCGAAATTTTGGCAGATAACCTTGAATTTGTACCGCATTTATCCAATGGCATCGAAGTTGAGGTTAACGATATTCCCATAAAAGTTCAAGTACTCAAAAAAGGAGGATAG
- a CDS encoding CopD family protein, which translates to MYLYIKAIHIIFIVTWFAGLFYMPRLFIYNVEANTKDETSRKVLQEQFGIMMKRLWYGITWPSAILTLIFGTWVLFESGYSKTVFDPAGRWMLIKLIFVLFLYLYHFSLHKIFKQQTAGVFNYTSQQLRIWNEVATIFLVAVVMLVVVKQNLSALWGVLGLLLFVALLMSAIKIYKLLRK; encoded by the coding sequence ATGTATTTATACATTAAAGCCATCCATATCATCTTCATCGTTACCTGGTTTGCGGGTTTATTCTATATGCCCAGGCTTTTTATTTACAATGTGGAAGCAAATACAAAAGATGAAACAAGCCGCAAAGTATTACAGGAACAGTTTGGTATTATGATGAAACGTTTGTGGTATGGCATTACGTGGCCGTCAGCAATTCTAACGCTCATCTTTGGTACATGGGTTTTGTTTGAAAGCGGTTATTCTAAAACTGTATTTGACCCCGCAGGAAGATGGATGCTCATCAAACTCATCTTTGTTCTTTTCTTATATCTCTATCATTTCTCCTTACATAAGATTTTCAAGCAGCAAACAGCAGGAGTATTTAACTACACTTCACAGCAACTCCGTATATGGAATGAAGTTGCAACGATTTTTTTAGTAGCTGTTGTAATGCTGGTAGTGGTGAAACAAAACCTTAGTGCGCTGTGGGGTGTGCTGGGACTGTTGTTGTTTGTTGCCCTGTTGATGAGCGCAATCAAGATATATAAGCTGCTGCGCAAGTAA
- the hemH gene encoding ferrochelatase — MEKATRKGILLMNLGSPDSTEVKDVRRYLNEFLMDERVIDYPYLLRLLLVKGIITRFRAPKSAEAYSTIWTKEGSPLIVLTKQLRDALDKEVDMPVEIAMRYGNPTVKYALDRLLEQNPDLDEVIAVPLYPHYAMSSYETAVESAKEIHAKNKYSFKLSFIKPYYNEEHYITAMAENIRPYLEQEYDHILFSYHGIPESHLKKSDPTKSHCLKTGDCCNVASTAHATCYRHQCFVTTELIAAKLGLTKDKYSLSFQSRLAGEQWLTPYTDYRLRDMPKEGIKKLLILCPAFVSDCLETLEEIAERGKETFEEAGGETYTMIPCMNVHPLWVEAIANYVEGVAKGEREMVL; from the coding sequence ATGGAAAAAGCAACACGCAAAGGAATCCTTTTAATGAATCTTGGTTCGCCTGATTCAACCGAAGTAAAAGATGTTCGTCGTTATTTGAATGAATTTTTGATGGATGAGCGTGTGATCGATTATCCTTACCTGTTACGCTTGTTATTGGTGAAGGGAATTATTACACGATTCCGTGCGCCGAAATCGGCTGAAGCGTACAGCACCATCTGGACAAAAGAAGGCTCACCATTGATTGTGCTTACAAAGCAACTTCGTGATGCGTTGGATAAAGAAGTTGATATGCCGGTTGAAATAGCCATGCGTTACGGTAACCCTACTGTGAAATATGCATTGGATCGACTGCTGGAACAAAATCCTGATCTGGATGAAGTGATAGCTGTGCCATTGTATCCGCATTATGCCATGAGTAGTTACGAAACTGCGGTTGAAAGTGCAAAAGAGATCCATGCAAAAAATAAGTACTCTTTTAAGCTGAGTTTTATTAAGCCTTATTATAATGAAGAGCATTATATCACGGCGATGGCTGAAAATATTCGCCCATACCTTGAACAGGAGTACGATCATATTCTGTTCAGTTATCACGGTATTCCTGAAAGTCATTTAAAAAAATCAGATCCTACAAAAAGTCATTGTTTAAAAACAGGCGATTGTTGTAATGTCGCTTCAACGGCGCATGCAACCTGTTACCGGCATCAATGTTTTGTAACAACAGAACTGATCGCTGCAAAACTTGGGTTGACAAAAGATAAATACAGTTTATCGTTTCAATCGAGATTAGCAGGTGAACAATGGTTAACACCTTACACCGATTATCGTTTGCGTGATATGCCAAAAGAAGGCATCAAAAAATTATTGATCCTTTGCCCGGCATTTGTAAGTGATTGTTTGGAAACACTGGAAGAAATTGCAGAACGTGGAAAAGAAACGTTTGAAGAAGCAGGCGGTGAAACCTATACCATGATTCCTTGTATGAATGTGCATCCGTTGTGGGTGGAAGCGATTGCAAACTATGTGGAAGGAGTGGCGAAGGGAGAGAGGGAGATGGTGTTGTGA
- a CDS encoding c-type cytochrome — MKKFILLTSLCLSFALIIFSCSRKSAATLASKKQAAHVAMYESSVKPLIAAKCAPCHLPAEGGKKKPFDNYDSVKAVAQDIVRRVELNPGEKGFMPFKKSKLSAEEIAVFKKWVEGEVK; from the coding sequence ATGAAGAAATTTATTTTACTGACCTCACTGTGCTTATCATTTGCACTTATCATTTTCTCCTGTTCACGAAAATCTGCTGCTACCTTGGCAAGCAAAAAACAAGCGGCTCATGTTGCGATGTACGAAAGCAGTGTAAAACCGTTGATCGCTGCAAAGTGCGCCCCCTGTCATTTGCCTGCAGAAGGTGGAAAGAAAAAGCCATTCGATAATTACGACAGTGTAAAAGCAGTTGCCCAGGATATCGTTCGTCGTGTAGAATTAAACCCGGGTGAAAAAGGGTTTATGCCGTTCAAAAAATCAAAGCTTTCAGCTGAAGAAATTGCCGTATTTAAAAAGTGGGTTGAAGGAGAAGTGAAATAA
- the hemN gene encoding oxygen-independent coproporphyrinogen III oxidase, which yields MQQETIRSLTKKYNRPVPRYTSYPTVPVWKEGIDVDEWKDLLAQQFELHNTRKGISLYIHLPFCESLCTYCGCNKKITTNHSLEEEYLAMIEQEFKLYLELFHQKPIIRELHLGGGTPTFFSPANLERLIRFITDRSIVHPDHEFSIEGHPNNTTFAHLETLYNLGFRRISYGVQDNDLEVQRIINRIQPLENVQRATTDARKLGFASVNYDLIYGLPKQTLKSITKTIEEVITLRPDRIAFYSYAHVPWTSRGQRLFDENDLPSPEDKLQLYLKGKEMLTAAGYVDIGMDHFALTTDDLYTAWKTAKLHRNFMGYTTQHTSMLLGLGVSSISDIGGGFAQNRKTIHEYYEAIQQKELPVFKGYFLTDEDKAFRNYILSICCRDYAVFRREDRRLIEKYVLPQLQQPLDDGLINMNDDGLVVTETGRQFIRNICSAFDLYLQREIITPMFSKAI from the coding sequence ATGCAACAAGAGACTATCAGGAGCCTGACGAAGAAGTATAACCGTCCGGTTCCCCGCTATACGAGTTACCCTACCGTTCCTGTTTGGAAAGAAGGCATTGATGTGGATGAATGGAAAGACCTCCTGGCCCAGCAATTTGAACTGCACAATACCCGGAAGGGCATCAGCTTGTATATTCATTTGCCGTTTTGTGAATCATTATGTACGTATTGCGGCTGTAATAAAAAGATCACGACGAATCACAGTCTGGAAGAGGAATACCTAGCCATGATCGAACAGGAATTTAAATTATACCTTGAACTCTTCCATCAAAAACCCATCATTCGTGAACTGCATTTGGGCGGTGGTACACCTACCTTCTTTTCACCCGCAAATCTTGAGCGGCTGATTCGCTTTATTACTGATCGCTCCATTGTTCATCCCGATCATGAATTCAGCATTGAAGGTCATCCCAACAATACAACATTCGCACACCTTGAAACTTTGTACAATCTTGGTTTCCGTCGCATCAGTTATGGTGTGCAGGATAACGATCTGGAAGTACAACGCATTATCAACCGCATTCAGCCTTTGGAAAATGTGCAGCGGGCAACAACCGATGCACGAAAGCTGGGCTTTGCTTCAGTGAATTACGATCTCATTTATGGTTTGCCCAAACAAACATTGAAAAGCATTACCAAAACAATTGAAGAAGTGATTACTCTTCGTCCCGACCGTATTGCGTTTTACAGTTATGCGCATGTGCCATGGACCAGCAGAGGCCAGCGTTTGTTTGATGAAAACGATTTGCCTTCACCGGAAGATAAACTGCAACTATATCTGAAAGGAAAAGAAATGCTCACTGCTGCGGGCTATGTTGACATTGGCATGGATCATTTTGCATTAACTACAGATGATCTTTACACCGCCTGGAAAACGGCGAAGCTTCACCGCAATTTTATGGGTTATACCACGCAACACACTTCGATGTTGTTGGGATTAGGTGTATCAAGCATCAGTGATATTGGTGGTGGTTTTGCACAAAATAGAAAAACGATCCATGAATATTACGAAGCAATTCAGCAAAAGGAATTGCCTGTGTTCAAAGGCTATTTTCTCACAGATGAAGACAAGGCTTTCCGCAATTATATTCTCAGCATCTGTTGCAGAGATTATGCAGTGTTCAGGAGAGAAGACAGACGACTGATCGAAAAATATGTATTACCGCAATTGCAGCAACCGCTTGATGATGGATTGATCAATATGAATGATGATGGATTGGTTGTTACAGAAACAGGCCGACAGTTCATCCGCAATATCTGCAGTGCATTTGATCTGTACCTGCAAAGGGAAATTATTACACCGATGTTCAGCAAGGCGATATGA
- a CDS encoding TraR/DksA family transcriptional regulator, whose amino-acid sequence MAIKKKAAKPAPKKAVKPVAKKTAKPAAKKPAPKKAVAKPVAKKAAPKAAVKPAPKPVPHKAAKVAAKPAPKPVAKPVAKPAPAKAVKPEAKKPEPVAKPVSAIKPTVKQAIQDLKKEAKKPAPPKEVKPIKTSVNTSVKYQPDFTKSVLDKSVEEKPQGPMVRYSDADLVEFKELIQRKHEAAKKELNYLQGLITRKDDQGGDGDDGRYMTMEDGSVSMEREQLSQMASRQITYIDHLEKALMRIENKTYGICRVTGKLIDKARLRAVPHATLSIEAKMGIVKGPQPAGE is encoded by the coding sequence ATGGCAATTAAAAAGAAAGCAGCAAAACCTGCTCCCAAAAAGGCGGTGAAACCAGTCGCCAAAAAAACAGCAAAGCCAGCTGCTAAAAAGCCAGCTCCTAAAAAAGCGGTTGCAAAGCCTGTAGCAAAAAAAGCGGCCCCAAAGGCAGCAGTTAAGCCAGCTCCTAAACCTGTGCCGCACAAAGCGGCAAAAGTAGCTGCCAAGCCTGCTCCCAAGCCAGTGGCCAAACCGGTTGCTAAACCTGCTCCAGCAAAAGCAGTAAAGCCGGAAGCAAAGAAGCCCGAGCCGGTTGCGAAACCAGTAAGTGCTATTAAACCCACCGTTAAACAAGCAATCCAAGATTTGAAAAAAGAAGCAAAAAAGCCGGCTCCTCCAAAAGAAGTGAAGCCAATTAAAACGTCGGTAAACACCTCGGTGAAATATCAACCCGATTTTACAAAATCAGTATTAGATAAATCAGTGGAAGAGAAACCTCAAGGACCTATGGTCCGCTATAGTGATGCAGACCTCGTGGAGTTCAAAGAACTCATTCAGCGCAAACATGAAGCTGCAAAGAAAGAATTGAACTATTTGCAAGGCTTGATCACCCGTAAGGATGACCAGGGTGGTGATGGCGATGATGGCCGTTACATGACCATGGAAGATGGCAGTGTAAGTATGGAACGTGAACAACTGAGCCAGATGGCCAGCCGCCAAATCACTTATATTGATCACCTGGAAAAGGCGCTGATGCGAATCGAAAACAAAACCTACGGCATATGCCGTGTAACCGGTAAGCTTATCGATAAGGCCCGTTTACGTGCAGTGCCTCATGCTACGTTGAGCATTGAAGCAAAGATGGGTATTGTGAAAGGTCCTCAGCCTGCAGGCGAATAA
- the rbfA gene encoding 30S ribosome-binding factor RbfA, translated as MLEGKRQKQIAGVIHEEMSVIFQKLGLSMVDGGLVSISSVKVTPDLLEARIYLSVFQAKDNEAVLKKVEEKAHEIKRELAAKVKHQLRRIPEIKYFLDDTLDQVFKMEELFKKIEEEKKGEE; from the coding sequence ATGTTAGAAGGAAAAAGACAGAAACAGATAGCCGGGGTTATTCATGAGGAAATGTCAGTGATCTTTCAGAAACTGGGTTTATCAATGGTTGATGGCGGGTTGGTTTCCATCTCATCGGTGAAAGTAACACCCGATTTGCTGGAAGCCCGTATTTACCTGAGCGTTTTCCAGGCGAAGGATAATGAGGCGGTGCTGAAAAAAGTAGAAGAAAAAGCTCATGAAATAAAGCGTGAACTGGCGGCGAAAGTAAAACACCAACTGCGCCGTATACCAGAGATAAAATACTTCCTGGATGATACACTTGACCAGGTGTTTAAAATGGAAGAACTCTTTAAAAAAATCGAAGAGGAGAAGAAGGGGGAAGAGTAA
- a CDS encoding ABC transporter ATP-binding protein: MKQFQRIFKYLRDYKGKIVLYFLCILLSIVFSMVSLAMLAPFLKLLFNQEDLITTRPESILSASDLLDFLMYQISKLIIENGTEAALAFICLIIISAILLKNVFLYLSYRILAPMRNGVLTRLRGDLYDKVLKLPIGYFTEQRKGDLISRMSNDANEVEWSVMMALEVLIKEPLNILFYLIGMIILSPQLSLFLLVFLPIMALIIGRVSRSLKKQSTEAGEKNGLVISILDETLGGIRVIKAFTAEKLLGNRFHKVNEEFNHLRNKIHFRKDMASPLSEVLGVLVLSAVLWFGGRLVLGGDAGGLSSEGFITYILFFTQIINPSKSLSTAYYNTKRGSAAIERIEEVINAPVVVEEAINPVTISSFEKSIEFKNVSFAYNDVTVLTNINLKLEKGKTIALVGSSGSGKSTLADLVPRFHDVTSGEILVDGVNIKNYSLNSLRQLMGIVTQEPILFNDSIANNIALSKAEASKEEIEAAAKIANAHDFIAKKENGYDENIGDRGSKLSGGERQRVTIARAVLKNPPILILDEATSSLDTESERLVQDAINHLMQDRTSLVIAHRLSTVRHADEILVLQKGEIVERGTHDQLVDLNGFYRKLVDMQEVR, from the coding sequence ATGAAACAGTTTCAACGCATTTTTAAATACCTGCGGGATTATAAAGGAAAGATTGTTCTTTATTTTTTATGTATCCTCCTCTCCATTGTTTTTTCAATGGTATCGCTGGCTATGCTGGCGCCTTTTTTGAAACTCCTGTTTAACCAGGAGGACCTGATAACAACAAGACCGGAGTCAATTCTCTCTGCATCTGATCTGCTCGATTTTCTCATGTATCAAATCAGTAAACTGATAATTGAGAATGGAACGGAAGCTGCACTTGCTTTTATATGCCTGATCATTATTTCAGCCATATTGTTAAAGAACGTATTTCTTTATCTCTCTTATCGAATTCTTGCACCAATGCGTAATGGTGTGCTCACCCGTTTGCGTGGTGATCTCTATGATAAAGTTTTGAAACTACCCATTGGTTATTTTACTGAGCAACGTAAAGGTGATCTTATTTCACGCATGAGTAATGATGCAAATGAAGTGGAATGGAGTGTGATGATGGCATTGGAAGTGTTGATCAAAGAGCCACTGAATATTCTTTTCTATTTAATCGGGATGATAATCCTTAGCCCGCAGTTATCATTATTTCTTCTGGTGTTTTTACCGATAATGGCATTGATCATTGGACGTGTAAGCCGCTCATTAAAAAAACAATCAACCGAAGCAGGTGAAAAAAATGGTTTAGTGATTTCTATTCTTGATGAAACACTTGGAGGGATTCGTGTTATCAAAGCATTTACTGCGGAGAAATTATTGGGCAATCGTTTTCATAAAGTAAATGAAGAATTCAATCACCTCCGTAATAAGATCCATTTCAGAAAAGATATGGCTTCGCCTTTATCGGAAGTATTGGGTGTGCTTGTATTAAGTGCCGTGTTATGGTTTGGTGGCCGGTTGGTATTAGGTGGTGATGCAGGTGGACTTTCATCAGAAGGTTTCATTACTTATATTCTGTTTTTTACACAAATCATCAACCCATCAAAATCACTTTCAACTGCCTACTACAATACCAAACGTGGCAGTGCTGCAATTGAGCGTATTGAAGAAGTGATCAATGCACCGGTGGTAGTTGAAGAAGCAATAAACCCCGTTACTATTTCTTCGTTTGAAAAAAGCATTGAATTTAAAAATGTATCGTTTGCATATAATGATGTAACTGTTCTTACAAACATCAATCTCAAATTAGAAAAAGGAAAAACAATTGCATTGGTTGGTTCAAGTGGTTCAGGTAAATCAACATTGGCTGATCTTGTTCCGAGATTTCATGATGTAACCAGTGGTGAAATTTTGGTTGATGGTGTGAATATTAAAAACTATTCACTTAATAGTTTGCGTCAACTCATGGGCATTGTAACACAGGAACCCATTTTGTTTAATGATAGTATTGCAAATAATATTGCATTGAGTAAAGCAGAGGCAAGTAAAGAAGAAATTGAAGCTGCTGCAAAAATTGCGAATGCACACGACTTCATTGCCAAAAAAGAAAATGGTTATGATGAAAACATAGGAGATCGTGGCAGTAAATTAAGTGGTGGTGAACGCCAACGGGTAACAATAGCACGTGCGGTTTTAAAAAATCCACCGATTCTCATTTTAGATGAAGCCACTTCTTCACTTGATACAGAGAGTGAACGTTTGGTACAAGATGCTATTAATCATTTGATGCAGGACCGTACCAGTTTGGTGATCGCACACAGGCTATCAACTGTTCGCCATGCCGATGAAATACTGGTGTTGCAGAAAGGAGAAATTGTGGAACGGGGTACACACGATCAATTGGTTGACTTAAACGGCTTTTACCGCAAGCTGGTAGACATGCAGGAGGTACGTTAA